In Oreochromis aureus strain Israel breed Guangdong linkage group 17, ZZ_aureus, whole genome shotgun sequence, the genomic stretch ttaatagacctctctgcattgaatcgtacttgttattaatctctgtctctctttcacagcatgtcttttatcctgttttccttctttcaccccaaccggtcgcagcagatggccgcccctccctgagcctggttctgccggaggtttcttcctgttaaaagggagtttttccttcccactgtcaccaaagtgcttgctcatagggggtcatatgattgttgggtttttctctgtacctatgaagcgccttgaggcgacttttgttgtgatttggcgctatataaataaaataaaattaaattgaattggcTCCTTCCTGAGTTAGGAAGGAGCCGCACTAACtcaggagcctgagttagtgcgtgaggttgagaagtaccggctagatatagtcgggctcacctctacgcatggcttgggctctggaactagtctcctggagaggggctggactctgtctcagtctggagttgcccctggtgagaggcggcgggctggggtgggtattctaatatccccggcttgctgccggtacatTGGGGTTtttccggtggatgagagggtttgttccctgcgcctcagggtcaggaacgggtcctgactgtcatctgcgcttatgcaccgagtggcagttcagagtacccagccttcttagagtccctgggggtgctggaaggtgccccacctggagactctgttgtcctactgggagacttcaatgctcacgtgggtaacgacagcgagacctgaggggcgtgattgggaggaacggcctccctgatctgaacccagtggtgttttgttattggacttctgtgcaaatcacagtttggccataacgaacaccttgttcaaacataagagtgtccataagtgcacgtggcaccaggatgctctaggccgcaggtcgatgatcgattttgtaatcgtatcaccagacctgcgaccatatgttctggacactcgggtaaagagaggggctgagctgtcaactgatcaccacctggtggtgagttggatcaggtggggagggacgctggacagacccggtgcacctaaacgcgtgagtgagggtgtgctggggcgtctagcagaggccccagtccgcgagatcttcaacgcacacctccggcagagcttcaacaacattccgagggagactggggacattgagtccgaatggaccatgttcagcgtctccattgccgggctgctgcattgagctgcggccgcgcaggtggttggtgcctgccgtggtggtaatcccgaaccaaatggtggacaccagaggtgaagggagccaccaggctgaagaaggagtcctatcgggcttggttagcctgtgggactccagaggcagctgacaggtatcgacaggccaagcggaatgcggctcaggcagtggctgaagcaaaacttcgggtgtgggaggagttcggagaggccatggaaaaagactttcggactgcctcaagagattctggcaaaccgtcaggcgtctcaggaggggaaagcggtgctctacctgcactgtgtatagtgctggcggtgcgctgctgacgtcgactgagaaaattgtcagacggtggaaggaatacttcgaggacctccttaatcccactgacacgtcttccgaggaggaagcagagtctggggatgagggaatgacccgccaatttctggggtcgaggtcactgaggcagttaaacaactcctcggtggcagagcccctggtgttgatgaggtccgcccgagttcctgaaggctctggacgttgtagggctgtcctggttgacacgccctacaatgttgcgtggagatcagggcagtaccctggactggcagaccggggtggtggtccccatctttaagaagggagaccggagggtgtgttccaacacaggggatcacactcctcagcctcctgggaaagtctatgccagggtgctggaaaggagagttcgtccgttagtcgaacctcggatacaggaggaacaatgcggttttcgtcctggtcgcggaacactggaccagctctttatcctctcgaggatacttgagggtgcatgggagtttgcccaaccagtctacatgtgttttgtggacttggagaaggcattcgaccgtgtccctcgggtgtcctgtgggaggtgttgcgggagtatggggtgtctggcccactgttacgggccattcgatccctatacaaccgttgcaagagtttggttcgcattgccggcaataagtcggacttgtttccggtgggtgatgggctccgccagggctgccctttgtcaccgattctgttcataatttttatggacaggatttctaggcgcagccaagtggcggagggctttcacttcggtggcctcagaatctcatctctgctttttgcggatgatgtggttctgatggcttcatcggtgggggcctccagctctcgcactggaacggttcgcagccgagtgtgaagcagcggaatgaggatcagcacctccaaatctgaggccatggttctcagccggacaagggtggagtgcccactccgggtcgggatgagttcctgccccaagtggaggagttcaagtatctcggggtcttgttcgcgagtgatgggagaaggagccggagatcgacagacggattggtgctgcggctgcagtgatgcggacgctgcaccggtccgtcgtggtgaagagggagctgagtgtaaaagcgaagctctcaatttaccggtcgatccacgtcccgaccctcacctatggccacgagctgtgggtagtgaccgaaagaacgagatcatggtacaagcggcagaaatgagcttcctccgaagggtggctggcctctcccttagagatagggtgagaagttcagccatccgggaggggctcagagtagagccgctgctcctccacatcgaaaggagccagttgaggtggttcgggcatctgacaaggatgcccctgggcgcctcctgggtgaggtgttcgggcatgtcccaccgggaggaggcccagggcagacccaggacgcgctggagagattatatctctcggctggcctgggaacgctttggtgttccccggatgagctggaggaggtggctggggagagggaggtctgggcttctctgcttaggctgctgcccccgcgacccgacttcggataaagcggatgaggatggatggatggatggataaattgaattgaattagttCAGAGGTGAATATTCATCTTTAGGCTGTAGCTTACAGTGTATACATAAGCTTCGGCAGATACCTGAGCAGAGTTCATGGGATGAAGCTCATCTCCGTGGAAATTAATGTTGAGGCCCATTTGTTTGCCTGCCTGCAGGATGGAGCGGCTCGAGCTGAGGTCAAACACTCCCTGCTCACAAAACACGTCGATGTTGTCGACTCTGAGAGTCCCAGCAGACATCCTTTCCTTCAGCCGAGGCAGCTGAACTCTCAGAATGTCCTCTGTAGCTTCTACCACTGTTTTCCCTCTAAAGGAGGAGAAAgacgtggaggaggaggagatatGGAATATAAGGCAAAAATAGATCTGTGATACTTACTTGGGCACTGCATGAGCTCCGCAGTAGGTGGCAGAGATGTTTATAGGTAGGGAGCGCCGGGCCTCCTCGATCACTTCCAGCATTTTCAGCTCGGTCTGCAGCTCCAGGCCATAACCGCTCTTACACTCCGCCAGGGTGGTGCCCGCTCGCTGCATCCGCACCAATCTGCTGCGGAGGGACGCCAGGAGGTCCGAGGCGGGGGCAGCTTGAGTGTGCTCCACCGTGAAGTGGATGCCTCCACCTGCTCGGTGCACGTCCATATAGGTGGCACCTGCCAGCTGCAGATGGAGCGCCGAGCATGTCATCAACAGTTCAGATGCTAAGTGATGCGAAGTGAAGTTAAGCAGAATAATTTACCTTCATTGCAAATTCATGCACCCGGTCCCCAGCCCAGACTGGATGAGTGTGAGCATCAACCAAGCCTGAAACAAGAACTTTGCAGCGGTTAATCACTGCGAGAAGAGGCAGAAGTAAAAGGTGGAACATTAAAAGTACTTTGGACTTTGgctccttcctgatttcttagttttttgcatatttgtcacatttacaaGCTTGATCTCAAACAAATCATTTAAATTTGGCATCTTTAGTCTGTAAATTTGATGATGATAATGGggggaaacaaaaaacaaaccaaaaaaatgttCGGGAGCCTTTTTTTAGAACATCAAGTATTTTTTACATTATACTAAGGCAAGAAATTCTCAACAATTCACACGTCTGACTGCTTATATTTGAGCTTTAGCCAACAGAACTGATACAGAGCTGATGCTCACCTGGCAGGACGCACATTCCTGCAGCATCGATCACTTTGTCAAACAAAGCTTCTGCATACTGAGCTCTGATGGTTTCTGCAGGCCCTACAGCTTTAATCAGCCCATCACTGTGAGGGAAAAGCACACATTCATCCACAGTGACTTTATTCTCTGACATGTCATGCGTCTCTACAGCCTGTAGGGGGCGCTCCAGTGTGTATCATTGGTCGTCAGGTTAAGAAGTCACTTTTCAAATAACCCGAAACTGGTGCCCAGAAGCAGGTACCAGCACAGCTCCTTACAAGCTCTGCTCACTTCTGTATCTACATGAGATATTTTCCATCTTTCTGATGCAATCTGAGAGACTAATAAAGCGTATTAACCTTCAACAGAGGTTATATATGACTCCTGTCATATTTATTCATGTGCCCTGTGTTATTTTTAAGCATTTCCTAATATATTTGTCAACCTCcaaaacagatgtttttttaaacagaactattgattttat encodes the following:
- the amdhd1 gene encoding probable imidazolonepropionase; this encodes MSRPYRLLVKNAKQLVLICKNSEKYLTKDGMQNLCVIENGSIVIGSDGLIKAVGPAETIRAQYAEALFDKVIDAAGMCVLPGLVDAHTHPVWAGDRVHEFAMKLAGATYMDVHRAGGGIHFTVEHTQAAPASDLLASLRSRLVRMQRAGTTLAECKSGYGLELQTELKMLEVIEEARRSLPINISATYCGAHAVPKGKTVVEATEDILRVQLPRLKERMSAGTLRVDNIDVFCEQGVFDLSSSRSILQAGKQMGLNINFHGDELHPMNSAQMGAELGALAISHLEEVTDAGIAAMAKAKTAAVLLPTTAYILRLPQPRARDMLDAGVIVALGSDFNPNAYCCSMPIVMHLACVNMRMSMPEALAAATINAAYALGRSHTHGSLEVNKHGDLLLLNATRWEHLIYQLGGHQELIRYVIIKGDIVYDNNKILDL